From one Bacteroidota bacterium genomic stretch:
- a CDS encoding winged helix-turn-helix transcriptional regulator yields the protein MIDKKIFELHADVCKALGNPLRIEVIDILQDKEFCFSDILEITGGLKSNLSQHLSLMTKKGILKVRKDGQCNYYSLSSKKVAKACNLMREVLIENLKKNQKVLEKL from the coding sequence ATGATTGATAAGAAAATTTTCGAATTGCATGCTGATGTTTGCAAAGCACTAGGAAACCCATTACGAATAGAAGTTATAGATATACTTCAGGACAAGGAGTTTTGTTTTTCCGACATTTTAGAAATTACCGGAGGGCTCAAATCCAACCTTTCACAGCACCTTTCATTAATGACAAAAAAAGGAATCCTTAAGGTAAGGAAGGATGGACAATGCAACTATTATTCACTTTCATCAAAAAAAGTAGCAAAAGCCTGCAACCTTATGCGTGAGGTACTAATAGAGAATCTTAAAAAAAACCAAAAGGTTTTGGAGAAACTTTAA